The Bos mutus isolate GX-2022 chromosome 7, NWIPB_WYAK_1.1, whole genome shotgun sequence genome window below encodes:
- the LOC102272231 gene encoding olfactory receptor 7G2, with amino-acid sequence METRNQTDVSNFYLLGLTDDPELQLHIFLFLSMYLITLLGNLLIILAVSCDPHIHTPMYFFLSNLSFTDICMSTATIPKMLVNIQAQNQSITYSGCLTQMCFVMVFAFLENFLLTVMAYDRYVAICHPLRYSIIMNPQTCGLLIIFSLLLSILNALLLSLTALRLSFCKNLEIPHFFCELAQVVKLTCSDTHINDLLLYLVGSIFGVVPLSGIIFSYTQIVSSVLRMPSAGAKLKAFSTCGSHLSVVSLFYGTGFGVYISSILTGSSRKTAVASVMYIVVSQMMNPFIYSLRNRDMKGALRKLINGTSSFLWLCHLP; translated from the coding sequence atggaaaccagaaatcaaacagaTGTTTCCAATTTTTATCTCCTGGGATTGACAGATGATCCAGAACTACAGCTCCACATCTTCCTGTTTCTGTCCATGTACCTGATCACTCTCCTGGGAAACCTGCTCATCATCCTGGCTGTCAGCTGTGACCCCCAcatccacacccccatgtacttcttcctctccaacctgtCCTTTACTGACATCTGCATGAGCACAGCCACGATCCCCAAAATGCTGGTCAACATCCAAGCACAAAATCAGAGCATCACATATTCAGGCTGCCTCACCCAGATGTGCTTCGTCATGGTTTTTGCCTTTCTGGAAAATTTTCTCCTTACTGTCATGGCTTATGACCGTTATGTGGCCATTTGTCACCCTTTAAGATACTCAATTATCATGAACCCACAAACCTGTGGCCTGCTGATTATATTCTCACTGTTGCTAAGCATTCTGAATGCTCTGCTCCTCAGTCTGACAGCATTGCGGCTGTCCTTTTGTAAGAACCTGGAAATCCCTCACTTTTTCTGTGAACTTGCTCAGGTTGTCAAGCTAACATGTTCTGATACCCACATCAATGACCTTTTGTTATATTTGGTGGGTAGCATATTTGGTGTCGTTCCCCTCTCTGGCATCATTTTCTCTTATACTCAAATTGTCTCCTCTGTTTTGAGAATGCCATCAGCGGGTGcaaagctgaaagctttttccACCTGTGGGTCTCacttgtcagttgtttccttatTCTATGGGACAGGTTTTGGAGTTTATATAAGTTCTATCCTGACTGGCTCATCCAGGAAGACTGCAGTGGCTTCAGTTATGTACATTGTGGTTTCTCAGATGATGAACCCTTTTATCTACAGCCTGAGAAACAGGGACATGAAGGGAGCCTTGAGAAAACTCATCAATGGGACATCTTCTTTTCTGTGGTTGTGCCATCTACCTTAG